Proteins from a genomic interval of Nasonia vitripennis strain AsymCx chromosome 3, Nvit_psr_1.1, whole genome shotgun sequence:
- the LOC100120063 gene encoding protein sarah has product MEEKRSKSTGEDEESEDSENIIINEVDGLPNVHPNFEQLELNCEKNDDRSNEDVSSRTLEDLIHDEDLPTSVIVTNVDPRVFKSDEFKVEMEKLFKQFGQDATFQYFRSFRRMRVNYKSPSAASQARIQLHQTHFGETDINCYFAQPVTPIDVEDRHLHPPAPHKQFLISPPASPPIGWEPREEGEPLVNHDLLAAIANLTPGESHELHPGGSNQPGIVVHICENAANAVKSAGRIPHTRCPDE; this is encoded by the exons ATGGAGGAAAAGAGAAGTAAAAGTACTGGAGAAGATGAGGAGTCGGAAGATTCAGAAAATATCATTATCAACGAAGTGGACGGTTTACCAAATGTACATCCCAACTTTGAGCAACTGGAACTGAATTGTGAAAAGAATGATGACAGAAGTAATGAAGATGTGTCTTCAAGAACTTTAGAAGATCTAATTCATGATGAAGACTTACCAACGTCTGTTATTGTTACAAATGTGGATCCTCGAGTTTTTAAATCTGATGAATTCAAG GTGGAAATGGAAAAACTATTCAAACAGTTTGGACAAGATGCTACGTTTCAATACTTTAGATCCTTTAGAAGAATGAGAGTTAATTATAAATCCCCCAGTGCAGCTTCACAAGCAAGGATACAGTTACACCAAACTCATTTTGGAGAGACTGACATTAATTGCTATTTTGCACAACCTGTAACGCCTATAG ACGTTGAAGATCGACACTTGCATCCTCCTGCACCTCATAAACAGTTCCTAATATCTCCACCAGCATCTCCTCCTATAGGCTGGGAGCCTCgcgaggaaggcgaacctctgGTAAACCATGATTTGCTTGCTGCTATTGCTAATTTAACTCCAG GTGAAAGTCATGAACTTCATCCAGGAGGATCAAACCAGCCAGGCATTGTTGTTCATATCTGCGAAAACGCAGCAAACGCAGTCAAAAGCGCCGGCCGCATACCGCACACTCGCTGTCCAGACgaataa